The following proteins are encoded in a genomic region of Rubrobacter xylanophilus DSM 9941:
- the pth gene encoding aminoacyl-tRNA hydrolase — protein sequence MGLGNPGRRYALTRHNAGHMVLDELFRRHGGRWRRARRAEAAEVSVEGREAVLLKPATFMNESGEALSGYRAEDLIVVHDDLDLPAGTVRVKVGGGAGGHNGLRSVISRVGNGFVRVRVGIGRPPEGADVTGYVLGRMDRAAREAIPRAADAVEAVLEEGPEAAMNRFNARA from the coding sequence GTGGGGCTCGGCAACCCGGGACGCCGCTACGCCCTCACCCGGCACAACGCGGGCCACATGGTCCTCGACGAGCTCTTCCGCCGGCACGGCGGGCGCTGGCGGCGGGCGAGGCGGGCCGAGGCGGCCGAGGTCTCGGTGGAGGGGAGGGAGGCGGTGCTGCTGAAGCCCGCCACGTTCATGAACGAGTCCGGCGAGGCCCTCTCCGGCTACCGGGCGGAGGATCTGATCGTGGTGCACGACGACCTGGACCTCCCCGCGGGCACGGTGCGGGTGAAGGTCGGCGGCGGTGCCGGGGGGCACAACGGGCTGCGCTCGGTGATCTCGCGGGTGGGCAACGGCTTTGTGCGGGTGCGGGTGGGGATCGGGCGCCCGCCGGAGGGCGCGGACGTGACGGGCTACGTGCTGGGCAGGATGGACCGGGCGGCGCGGGAGGCCATCCCCCGCGCCGCCGACGCGGTGGAGGCGGTCCTGGAGGAGGGGCCCGAGGCGGCGATGAACCGCTTCAACGCGCGGGCCTAG
- a CDS encoding GntR family transcriptional regulator: MEIRVDTKCHVPVHVQLEEQIKHLILSGRFRPGERLPSIRALAGFLRVNRNTVARVMADLERGGYVESRRGSGVYVVEPPAREEDLRLQRVLERVLDVAAAQGVSVEELARALLARAGTEPRERVPVLFVECTREELEQFAGELEEQLPVLVERVLLEDLAERLTAADGPGGPPWRLAVTTFFHVHEVEELTAPRGVETVALLAEATLESLKRLTALPAGTPVGVVGGSRTCMENLCRSLEGAGLDHLEFKEVSVEQAAGVRRLLAGEVRAVVCSSHTARRLREEFGVPEGVEVIEEDRTLDKGGIEMLGRLLRELPRGEG; encoded by the coding sequence ATGGAGATAAGGGTAGACACCAAGTGCCACGTTCCGGTACACGTTCAGCTGGAGGAGCAGATAAAGCACCTGATCCTCTCGGGGCGCTTCCGGCCGGGGGAGCGGCTGCCGAGCATCCGGGCGCTGGCGGGGTTTTTGCGTGTGAACCGGAACACCGTGGCCCGGGTGATGGCCGACCTGGAGCGCGGGGGCTACGTGGAGAGCCGGCGGGGCAGCGGCGTCTACGTGGTGGAGCCCCCGGCTAGGGAGGAGGATCTCAGGCTGCAACGGGTGCTCGAGCGTGTGCTGGACGTGGCCGCGGCGCAGGGGGTGAGCGTGGAGGAGCTGGCGCGCGCCCTGCTGGCCCGGGCGGGGACGGAGCCGAGGGAGAGGGTGCCGGTGCTCTTCGTGGAGTGCACCCGCGAGGAACTCGAGCAGTTCGCCGGGGAGCTGGAGGAGCAGCTCCCGGTCCTGGTGGAGCGGGTGCTCCTCGAGGATCTTGCGGAGAGGCTCACCGCGGCCGACGGCCCGGGCGGGCCGCCCTGGCGTCTCGCGGTGACCACCTTCTTCCACGTCCACGAGGTGGAGGAGCTCACCGCGCCCCGGGGGGTGGAGACGGTCGCCCTGCTCGCCGAGGCCACCCTGGAGAGCCTTAAGCGGCTCACGGCGCTCCCCGCCGGGACGCCGGTGGGGGTGGTGGGGGGCTCGCGCACCTGCATGGAGAACCTCTGCCGGTCGCTGGAGGGGGCCGGGCTGGACCACCTGGAGTTCAAGGAGGTCTCCGTCGAGCAGGCGGCGGGGGTCCGGAGGCTGCTCGCGGGGGAGGTCCGGGCCGTGGTCTGCTCGAGCCACACCGCCCGCCGGCTGCGGGAGGAGTTCGGGGTCCCAGAGGGGGTGGAGGTCATCGAGGAGGACCGCACCCTGGACAAGGGCGGGATCGAGATGCTCGGCCGCCTGCTGCGGGAGCTCCCCCGGGGCGAGGGCTAG
- a CDS encoding GNAT family N-acetyltransferase — MLGGLEAYDLYRGRLEELVREAEAGRLAREARRGGGPSGGGPVRVRWGLEEDCERVAGLLDLNGAPRWIAFEERFILAEEGGTLLGALVYRTEPKRMRLGLLLVDPWAGEERVATALYRGATELAAELGVKEIRARGGGRYLARSGYRPYPGGWRCQPRAASRAPEGRLRGLLALWGVLAPPFFGAFRR; from the coding sequence ATGTTGGGCGGGCTGGAGGCGTATGATCTCTACAGGGGGCGGCTCGAGGAGCTCGTGCGGGAGGCCGAGGCGGGGCGGCTCGCGCGGGAGGCGCGCCGGGGAGGGGGGCCCTCGGGCGGAGGGCCCGTGCGCGTCCGCTGGGGGCTTGAGGAGGACTGCGAGCGGGTCGCCGGGCTCCTCGATCTCAACGGTGCGCCCCGGTGGATAGCCTTCGAGGAGCGTTTCATCCTTGCCGAGGAGGGGGGGACGCTCCTCGGGGCGCTCGTCTACCGGACGGAGCCCAAGCGGATGCGCCTGGGGCTGCTCCTGGTCGACCCGTGGGCCGGCGAGGAGCGGGTCGCCACCGCGCTCTACCGCGGCGCAACCGAGCTCGCGGCCGAGCTCGGGGTAAAGGAGATTCGGGCCCGCGGCGGGGGCCGCTACCTCGCGCGCTCCGGCTACCGCCCGTACCCCGGGGGCTGGAGGTGCCAGCCTCGCGCCGCCTCCCGGGCGCCGGAGGGCCGGCTGCGCGGGCTGCTCGCCCTGTGGGGCGTTCTCGCCCCGCCCTTCTTCGGCGCCTTCCGGCGTTAG
- a CDS encoding RNA polymerase sigma factor — protein sequence MRGGEQSGRSEGPGLAERIACGDALAVRELVERHYAELYRYAFAALRHRAASEDAVHDALVRALEALGRYPEERIRGMSLRPWLYRITLNTVRNRLRARGREARLEDPGALAEPRGDPEGVMDALAALRLLPERQRVAVSLRYLQDLPYAEISAATGWPEGTVKTLVRRGLIRLRAAMEQEERSRGGER from the coding sequence GTGAGAGGCGGAGAGCAGAGCGGGCGGTCGGAGGGACCCGGGCTCGCGGAGAGGATCGCCTGCGGGGATGCGCTCGCGGTCCGGGAGCTCGTGGAGCGCCACTACGCGGAGCTCTACCGCTACGCGTTCGCCGCGCTGCGCCACCGGGCGGCCTCCGAGGACGCCGTCCACGACGCCCTCGTCCGCGCGCTGGAGGCCCTCGGGAGGTACCCCGAGGAGCGCATCAGGGGGATGTCCCTGCGGCCCTGGCTCTACAGGATCACCCTCAACACCGTGCGCAACCGGCTGCGGGCGCGCGGCAGGGAGGCCCGCCTCGAAGACCCGGGGGCTCTGGCCGAGCCGCGGGGAGACCCCGAGGGCGTGATGGACGCGCTGGCAGCCCTCCGGCTACTCCCCGAGCGGCAGCGGGTGGCCGTGAGCCTGCGCTACCTGCAGGATCTGCCGTACGCGGAGATCTCCGCCGCCACCGGCTGGCCCGAGGGGACCGTCAAGACCCTCGTGCGCCGCGGGCTCATCCGCCTGCGGGCGGCGATGGAGCAGGAGGAGAGGAGTAGAGGAGGAGAGCGATGA
- a CDS encoding methylated-DNA--[protein]-cysteine S-methyltransferase encodes MTEKVAGVLRGAGESIPPPEDLGALVERVLEEAADVLFRVGSPLGPVFVAAGSRGVTCVGRAGGEEAFVRRYRERFGRLLVPAGERERGFAERLSAALAGRRVEVPLDLERMTPFQRRVMRVVRGIPRGEVRPYGWVAREAGSPGASRAVGNVMARNPVPLLVPCHRVVRGDGTPGDYGFSPREKVRLLREEGVPLEELSGSPYTATPTTGVFCHTTCRHARRIRPENRLPFRSPAEALQAGFRPCRACRPAAV; translated from the coding sequence ATGACGGAGAAGGTCGCAGGCGTGCTGCGCGGGGCGGGGGAGAGCATCCCGCCCCCCGAAGACCTCGGGGCCCTCGTCGAGCGCGTGCTGGAGGAGGCGGCCGACGTGCTCTTCCGGGTGGGCTCCCCGCTCGGGCCCGTCTTCGTGGCGGCCGGGAGCCGCGGGGTGACCTGTGTGGGCCGGGCCGGCGGCGAGGAGGCGTTCGTCCGCCGCTACCGCGAGCGCTTCGGGCGGCTGCTCGTCCCGGCCGGGGAGCGGGAGCGGGGGTTCGCGGAGCGGCTGTCCGCGGCGCTCGCCGGGCGTCGGGTGGAGGTGCCGCTGGACCTGGAGCGGATGACCCCCTTCCAGCGGCGGGTCATGCGCGTCGTCCGGGGGATCCCCCGCGGCGAGGTGCGCCCCTACGGCTGGGTCGCCCGCGAGGCGGGGAGCCCCGGCGCCTCCCGGGCCGTGGGCAACGTGATGGCCAGGAACCCCGTGCCGCTGCTGGTGCCCTGCCACCGGGTGGTCCGCGGCGACGGCACGCCCGGCGACTACGGCTTCTCCCCGCGGGAGAAGGTCCGGCTGCTGCGCGAGGAGGGGGTGCCGCTGGAGGAGCTCTCGGGCTCCCCCTACACCGCCACCCCTACGACCGGCGTCTTCTGCCACACCACCTGCCGCCACGCGCGCAGGATACGCCCCGAGAACCGCCTCCCCTTCCGCAGCCCCGCCGAGGCCCTGCAGGCCGGCTTCCGGCCCTGCCGGGCGTGCCGGCCCGCGGCGGTATGA
- a CDS encoding DMT family transporter: MRPGDLGALLLLGALWGGSFAFIRVAAPALGPFVLMELRVLLATAALAAGALLAASWRSGLLRRWRGFLALGALNAAIPFTLIAASELRLTASLAAILNSTTPLFGALVAAVWMGERLGRGAVAGLFLGVAGVVALVGWSPLPASAAVLLAVVASLAASLFYGIGSVYAKLKFPGLPAPAMAIGQLGGASAVLLLPAAATVPSAPPDQSVLLSVLALALLSTAAAYLLYFRLLASVGPTRTLTVTFLVPAFGVLFGALFLDERLGPGALLGFALILASLLLVTGLVPARARTKRPRP, translated from the coding sequence ATGAGGCCCGGGGATCTGGGGGCGCTCCTTCTGCTGGGGGCGCTGTGGGGCGGGTCGTTCGCCTTTATCCGGGTGGCGGCCCCGGCCCTGGGGCCCTTCGTGCTGATGGAGCTGCGCGTGCTTCTGGCCACCGCGGCGCTCGCCGCGGGCGCCCTTCTGGCGGCGAGCTGGAGGAGCGGCCTGCTGCGCCGGTGGCGGGGCTTCCTCGCCCTCGGCGCCCTGAACGCCGCGATCCCCTTCACCCTCATCGCCGCCTCCGAGCTGCGGCTGACCGCCTCGCTCGCGGCGATCCTCAACTCCACCACCCCGCTCTTCGGCGCCCTCGTCGCAGCGGTCTGGATGGGCGAGCGTCTCGGCCGCGGCGCTGTGGCGGGCCTGTTTTTGGGGGTGGCCGGGGTGGTCGCGCTGGTCGGGTGGAGCCCGCTTCCCGCGAGCGCCGCGGTGCTGCTGGCCGTGGTCGCCTCCCTCGCGGCCTCCCTGTTCTACGGCATCGGCAGCGTCTACGCCAAGCTGAAGTTCCCCGGCCTACCGGCCCCCGCCATGGCGATAGGCCAGCTGGGCGGGGCCTCGGCCGTGCTCCTGCTCCCGGCGGCGGCCACCGTCCCCTCCGCGCCCCCGGACCAGAGCGTCCTCCTCTCCGTCCTGGCCCTCGCCCTGCTCTCCACCGCCGCGGCCTACCTGCTCTACTTCCGCCTGCTCGCCAGCGTCGGCCCCACCCGCACCCTCACCGTGACCTTCCTCGTGCCCGCCTTCGGGGTGCTCTTCGGCGCCCTCTTCCTGGACGAGCGCCTCGGGCCGGGAGCCCTCCTGGGCTTCGCCCTTATCCTCGCGAGCCTCCTCCTCGTCACCGGCCTGGTCCCGGCCCGCGCCAGAACAAAGCGCCCCCGCCCGTAG
- a CDS encoding NAD(P)/FAD-dependent oxidoreductase, producing MQDYSRVSYWLETSGDDLRPRPALEGDCEADVAVLGAGYTGLWTAYYLLRRDPGLRVVLLEREVSGFGASGRNGAWCSPSMSVTAPELARRYGREAASRMLRAVRGSIDEIERVAREEGLDIGFRRGGVLRVARGRHELPAVRASYEGLAALGLAGGCALLSPGELEERVRVAGAEGAFFDPQGAVIHPGRLVRGLARAVERRGGVIYERTAVEDFRPGKRPALVTGRGEVRARAVVLAGEAYLARLRRTHRQVLPIYSLIVLTEPLPPERWEEIGWGRHECLSSCRLSVDYLSRTEDGRILFGGRGAPYRLGSSIRDEYDRDEATHAMLRRSLVEWFPALRGVRFTHAWGGPIGVKRDWMPTAAYDPAGGVAAAYGYAGQGVAVSNLAGRVLAALIAGGDDEVLDLPMVNHRSRDWEPEPLRWLAVRYIQHALARLDERGRRTGRPPTGRSLAERLSRH from the coding sequence ATGCAGGATTACTCGCGGGTGAGCTACTGGCTGGAGACGTCGGGGGACGACCTGCGGCCCCGTCCCGCGCTGGAGGGGGACTGCGAGGCGGACGTGGCGGTGCTCGGGGCGGGCTACACGGGGCTGTGGACGGCGTACTATCTGCTGCGGCGGGACCCCGGGCTCCGGGTGGTGCTGCTGGAGAGGGAGGTCTCGGGCTTTGGGGCCTCGGGCCGCAACGGGGCGTGGTGCTCCCCCTCCATGTCCGTGACGGCGCCGGAGCTCGCGCGGCGCTACGGCCGGGAGGCCGCGTCCCGGATGCTGCGGGCGGTGCGGGGCTCCATCGACGAGATAGAGCGGGTCGCCCGGGAGGAGGGGCTGGACATCGGGTTCCGCAGGGGCGGGGTGCTGCGGGTGGCGCGGGGCCGGCACGAGCTTCCCGCCGTCCGGGCCTCCTACGAGGGGCTTGCCGCGCTCGGGCTCGCCGGGGGCTGTGCGCTGCTCTCGCCCGGTGAGCTGGAGGAGCGGGTGCGGGTCGCGGGGGCGGAGGGCGCCTTCTTCGACCCTCAGGGCGCCGTGATCCACCCCGGGCGCCTCGTGCGGGGGCTCGCCCGGGCGGTGGAGCGGCGGGGGGGCGTCATCTACGAGCGGACCGCGGTCGAGGACTTCCGGCCCGGCAAGCGGCCGGCGCTCGTTACGGGGAGGGGCGAGGTGCGCGCCCGGGCCGTGGTGCTCGCCGGGGAGGCCTACCTCGCGCGGCTGCGCCGGACGCACCGGCAGGTGCTCCCCATCTACTCGCTCATCGTGCTCACCGAGCCGCTCCCGCCGGAGCGGTGGGAGGAGATCGGCTGGGGGCGGCACGAGTGCCTCTCCTCCTGCCGGCTGTCGGTGGACTACCTCTCGCGCACGGAGGATGGCAGGATCCTCTTCGGCGGCCGGGGCGCTCCCTACCGCCTCGGCTCCTCCATCCGGGACGAGTACGACCGCGACGAGGCCACCCACGCCATGCTCCGCCGGAGCCTGGTGGAGTGGTTCCCGGCGCTGCGGGGGGTGCGCTTCACCCACGCCTGGGGCGGCCCCATCGGGGTCAAGCGCGACTGGATGCCGACCGCCGCCTACGACCCCGCCGGCGGGGTGGCGGCGGCCTACGGGTACGCGGGGCAGGGGGTGGCCGTGAGCAACCTGGCGGGGCGGGTCCTGGCCGCCCTCATCGCCGGGGGCGACGACGAGGTGCTCGACCTCCCCATGGTCAACCACCGCTCGCGAGACTGGGAGCCCGAGCCGCTGCGGTGGCTCGCCGTCCGCTACATCCAGCACGCCCTCGCCCGGCTGGACGAGCGGGGCCGGCGGACCGGGCGTCCCCCCACCGGGAGGAGCCTCGCCGAGCGGCTCTCGCGGCACTGA
- a CDS encoding aldehyde dehydrogenase family protein produces MRVLENFIGGEWVEARGERAREVVSPVTGERLAEAPEASAEEISRAARAAREAQPRWAALSAWERAEVCHAVADLLEERKEELARQLSLEQGKPYRSEAIPDIEETAENFRVAAEDVKRLETAVIPSQDANKRIFTFREPNGVYACITPWNFPTVIPSELIAPAIAAGNAVVAKPSEWTPISMANLVQTMADAGLPGGVVNLVYGAGEVGERLVTDPAVDCVAFVGSHQTAERIVRSAGLRRTLIEASGNGPVIVCADADLRRAAKGAVFGGFYCSGQVCCATERVLVDRSVHEDFLRAVVEEARSWKLGDPFEEDTLVGPMNNEPTAAKMDRHLEDAVGKGASVVLGGGREEGRPTSLYYRPTVLDNVGTDTLINRDETFGPIVPLIPVSGDEEALAVANDSHLGLQAAVYTSSLRRAFAYLRNLRVGNVVINDSTDYWEALEPFGGAAGTRTGWGRVGGRYSLLEMTDLKTVVLDFGSLEG; encoded by the coding sequence GTGCGGGTGCTCGAGAACTTTATCGGCGGCGAGTGGGTGGAGGCCCGCGGGGAGCGGGCGCGGGAGGTCGTCTCCCCCGTTACCGGGGAGAGGCTCGCGGAGGCCCCCGAGGCCTCCGCGGAGGAAATCTCCCGCGCCGCGCGGGCGGCCCGGGAGGCCCAGCCGCGGTGGGCGGCGCTCTCGGCCTGGGAGCGGGCTGAGGTCTGCCACGCCGTGGCCGACCTTCTGGAGGAGCGCAAGGAGGAGCTGGCGCGCCAGCTCTCGCTGGAGCAGGGCAAGCCCTACCGCTCCGAGGCCATCCCGGACATCGAGGAGACCGCGGAGAACTTCCGGGTCGCCGCGGAGGACGTAAAGCGCCTCGAGACCGCGGTAATCCCCTCGCAGGACGCGAACAAGCGGATCTTCACCTTCCGCGAGCCGAACGGGGTCTACGCCTGCATCACCCCCTGGAACTTCCCCACCGTCATCCCCTCCGAGCTCATCGCCCCGGCCATCGCCGCCGGGAACGCGGTGGTCGCCAAGCCCTCGGAGTGGACCCCGATCTCCATGGCGAACCTGGTGCAGACCATGGCCGACGCCGGGCTGCCCGGGGGCGTGGTGAACCTGGTCTACGGGGCCGGGGAGGTCGGGGAGCGGCTCGTCACCGACCCGGCCGTCGACTGCGTGGCCTTCGTGGGCTCCCACCAGACCGCGGAGAGGATAGTCCGGTCCGCCGGCCTCAGGCGCACCCTCATAGAGGCCAGCGGCAACGGTCCGGTGATCGTCTGCGCCGACGCCGACCTGCGGCGGGCGGCGAAGGGGGCGGTCTTCGGCGGCTTCTACTGCTCCGGGCAGGTCTGCTGCGCCACCGAGCGGGTGCTGGTGGACCGCAGCGTGCACGAGGATTTCCTGCGGGCCGTGGTGGAGGAGGCCCGCTCCTGGAAGCTCGGCGATCCCTTCGAGGAGGACACCCTCGTGGGGCCGATGAACAACGAGCCGACCGCCGCGAAGATGGACCGCCACCTGGAGGACGCCGTTGGGAAGGGGGCCAGCGTCGTGCTCGGCGGGGGGAGGGAGGAGGGCCGCCCCACCAGCCTCTACTACCGGCCCACCGTGCTGGACAACGTGGGGACCGACACCCTCATCAACCGCGACGAGACCTTCGGGCCCATCGTTCCCCTGATCCCCGTCTCCGGCGACGAGGAGGCGCTGGCCGTGGCCAACGACTCGCACCTGGGGCTGCAGGCCGCGGTCTACACCTCCAGCCTCAGGCGCGCCTTCGCCTACCTGCGCAACCTGCGGGTGGGCAACGTCGTGATAAACGACTCCACCGACTACTGGGAGGCCCTGGAGCCCTTCGGCGGGGCGGCCGGCACCCGCACCGGGTGGGGGAGGGTCGGCGGCCGCTACAGCCTGCTGGAGATGACCGACCTTAAGACGGTGGTGCTGGACTTCGGCTCGCTGGAGGGCTAG
- a CDS encoding HAD family hydrolase produces MDSEQLWDAARRELAGESGGRWHERATRDMMGMSSPEWSRYMHEELGVPLPPEEISRAVVERLLALYEERLPLLPGAREAVERLAGRWPLGLASSSNRPVIDRVLELSGLGRHFRATVSSEEVRRGKPAPDVYLEAARRLGAEPGRCAAVEDSTSGILAAKRAGMRVISIPNRAFPPEEEALRAADAVVPSLKKLLPETVAGER; encoded by the coding sequence GTGGACTCCGAGCAGCTGTGGGACGCTGCGCGGCGGGAGCTCGCCGGGGAGAGCGGCGGCAGGTGGCACGAGCGGGCCACGCGGGACATGATGGGGATGAGCTCCCCGGAGTGGTCGCGCTACATGCACGAGGAGCTCGGGGTGCCGCTGCCGCCCGAGGAGATCTCCCGGGCCGTGGTCGAGCGGCTGCTCGCGCTCTACGAGGAGCGCCTCCCCCTGCTGCCCGGCGCGCGGGAGGCCGTCGAGCGCCTCGCGGGGCGCTGGCCCCTCGGGCTGGCCTCCTCCTCCAACCGGCCGGTCATAGACCGGGTGCTGGAGCTCTCCGGGCTGGGCCGGCACTTCCGGGCCACCGTCTCCTCGGAGGAGGTGCGGCGGGGCAAGCCCGCCCCGGACGTCTACCTGGAGGCCGCCCGCAGGCTCGGGGCGGAGCCGGGCCGCTGCGCCGCCGTGGAGGACTCCACCAGCGGCATCCTCGCCGCCAAGAGAGCGGGGATGCGCGTGATCTCCATCCCCAACCGGGCCTTCCCCCCCGAGGAGGAGGCGCTGCGGGCGGCGGACGCCGTGGTGCCCTCGCTGAAGAAGCTCCTCCCCGAGACCGTGGCCGGGGAGCGCTGA
- a CDS encoding winged helix-turn-helix transcriptional regulator yields the protein MSGGVEYTEAFCPRYQRAVEIIGRRWSGAILRAMLRGATRFGEIRDAVPNLSGRMLSERLRELEAEGIVERVVIPEKPVRIEYRLTEKGRALNEVVEALARWANEWIGSERRAAAG from the coding sequence ATGTCCGGAGGAGTGGAGTACACGGAGGCCTTCTGCCCGCGGTACCAGCGGGCGGTGGAGATCATCGGCCGCCGGTGGAGCGGGGCGATCCTGCGGGCGATGCTGCGGGGGGCGACCCGCTTCGGGGAGATAAGGGATGCGGTGCCCAACCTCTCCGGCCGGATGCTCTCGGAGCGGCTGCGCGAGCTGGAGGCCGAGGGCATCGTGGAGCGGGTGGTGATCCCCGAGAAGCCCGTGCGGATAGAGTACCGGCTCACGGAGAAGGGCCGGGCGCTCAACGAGGTGGTCGAGGCGCTGGCCCGGTGGGCGAACGAGTGGATCGGGAGCGAGCGGCGGGCCGCGGCGGGGTAG
- a CDS encoding DoxX family protein — protein sequence MVDLALLVLRVVLGVIFVAHGAQKLFGSFGGPGLKGTAGFFGQLGIRPAYPMAVAVGVVEFFGGLLAALGLLTPVAAVGIILVMVVAILTVHLRNGFFNQNGGYEFNLALIGIALALLLAGAGSYSLDAALGLFW from the coding sequence ATGGTAGATCTCGCGTTGCTGGTGTTACGTGTTGTGCTCGGCGTGATCTTCGTGGCCCACGGGGCCCAGAAGCTCTTCGGGAGCTTCGGGGGGCCGGGGCTCAAGGGGACGGCCGGCTTCTTCGGGCAGCTCGGGATAAGGCCGGCCTACCCGATGGCCGTCGCGGTCGGGGTCGTGGAGTTCTTCGGCGGCTTGCTGGCGGCGCTGGGCCTGCTCACGCCTGTTGCGGCGGTGGGGATCATCCTGGTCATGGTCGTGGCCATCCTCACCGTCCACCTGCGCAACGGCTTCTTCAACCAGAACGGGGGCTACGAGTTCAACCTGGCGCTCATCGGCATCGCGCTGGCGCTGCTGCTGGCCGGGGCAGGCTCCTACAGCCTCGACGCGGCGCTCGGCCTCTTCTGGTGA
- a CDS encoding PaaI family thioesterase has product MSLLEELNRRGEGTLPGLLGLRFVEAEPGRIRARVGLRRELMAPNGYLHAATVVALADTACGYGCFVSLPQGAEGFTTAELKTNFLGTKREGEIECTAVMVHGGKTTQVWDATVTDPDSGRRIALFRCTQILLYPRT; this is encoded by the coding sequence GTGTCGCTTCTGGAAGAGCTGAACCGCCGGGGCGAGGGCACGCTCCCCGGGCTCCTGGGGTTGCGCTTCGTGGAGGCGGAGCCGGGACGCATAAGGGCCCGGGTGGGGCTGCGCCGGGAGCTCATGGCCCCCAACGGCTACCTGCACGCCGCGACGGTGGTCGCCCTCGCCGACACCGCCTGCGGCTACGGCTGCTTCGTCAGCCTGCCGCAGGGGGCGGAAGGGTTCACCACGGCCGAGCTGAAGACCAACTTCCTGGGCACCAAGCGGGAGGGCGAGATAGAGTGCACCGCCGTCATGGTCCACGGCGGCAAGACCACCCAGGTCTGGGACGCCACGGTGACCGACCCGGACTCGGGCCGCAGGATAGCCCTCTTCCGGTGCACCCAGATCCTGCTCTACCCCCGCACGTAG